From Nitrososphaerales archaeon, one genomic window encodes:
- a CDS encoding Hsp20 family protein, with protein MSDDKRRNLRDMLDELDRYFEEFEKDIQEAVREGISGSKIFSKPFMAGFQMRLGPEGKPSVQFFGDNPQHADGYRVPLTEQALDLKNGVLRLVLDMPGVEKGDIEISATDGNAMLKAERDGRKYRAEIQLKAQVEPESGKAEYRNGVLEISFSLKDKANKGSRRVNVV; from the coding sequence GACATGCTCGACGAACTCGACAGGTATTTCGAAGAGTTCGAGAAGGACATCCAGGAGGCAGTCAGGGAGGGTATCTCCGGGTCTAAGATCTTCTCGAAACCGTTCATGGCTGGTTTCCAGATGCGCTTGGGGCCAGAAGGCAAGCCGAGCGTCCAGTTCTTTGGCGACAATCCTCAGCATGCGGACGGCTACAGGGTTCCGCTCACGGAACAGGCGCTGGACCTGAAGAATGGCGTGCTCAGACTCGTGCTCGACATGCCCGGCGTCGAGAAGGGCGACATCGAAATATCGGCCACTGACGGGAATGCCATGCTGAAGGCCGAGAGGGATGGGAGGAAGTACAGGGCCGAGATCCAACTCAAGGCACAGGTTGAGCCAGAATCCGGCAAAGCAGAGTACAGGAACGGTGTCCTTGAGATTTCGTTCTCATTGAAGGACAAGGCTAATAAGGGCTCAAGGAGGGTTAACGTTGTCTGA
- a CDS encoding CDC48 family AAA ATPase yields the protein MSESGSGVSQQQVQLKVLEAYTRDVGRGVARIDYDAMDALDASTGDVIEIKGKRRTVAKCLPLYPSDEGRGIVRIDGLIRNNAGVAIGDVVAVKKVKAPPAEKVVVAPLEAVPPIDERYLADALESVPVTKGDNIMIPYFGGRLTFQVVGVSPVADAALITQRTVFVISEKGEALRGVPQVTYEDIGGLKDEIQKVREMIELPLRHPEIFEKLGVEAPKGVLLYGPPGTGKTLLAKAVATESNAHFIPISGPEIMSKFYGESEARLREIFKEAREKAPTIIFIDEIDSIAPKREEVTGEVERRVVSQLLSLMDGLEARGKVIVIAATNRPNAIDPALRRPGRFDREIEIKVPDKKGRLEILQIHTRHMPLVQNIDGEKNVSSDKVVDLERLAAVSHGFVGADLEGLCKEAAMKTLRRNLPDIRLKEDRLSPETLDKLIVTMVDFEDALKDVMPSAMREVYLETPDVQWSEIGGLETVKKELQEAVEWPLKYPNLYDKIGYTMPRGILLFGPSGTGKTLLAKAVATESEANFISVRGPELLSKWVGESERGIREVFRRARQASPCVIFFDEVDAIAPTRGMGGDSMVTERVVSQLLTELDGIQSLQGVVVLAATNRIDMVDPALLRAGRFDKLIQIPLPDKEARREILKIHMKGVPVTKDVDIDRIVDMTEGFSGADMSSLTNTAVSIVLQKFISKYPKPDDATKHVEEAVVEMEHFMEAIKKVRSSREGKPMEKVAVPYYR from the coding sequence TTGTCTGAGAGTGGTTCGGGCGTGAGCCAGCAACAAGTGCAACTGAAGGTCCTAGAAGCGTACACCAGAGATGTGGGGCGCGGCGTGGCCAGGATAGATTATGACGCCATGGACGCTCTCGACGCTTCGACGGGCGACGTAATCGAGATAAAGGGAAAGCGAAGGACAGTCGCGAAGTGCCTTCCGCTCTACCCGTCGGACGAGGGCAGGGGCATAGTCAGGATTGATGGTCTGATCAGGAACAACGCGGGTGTCGCGATCGGCGACGTGGTGGCGGTCAAGAAGGTGAAGGCGCCCCCCGCCGAGAAGGTCGTGGTTGCACCGCTCGAGGCAGTGCCTCCGATCGACGAGAGGTACCTGGCCGACGCGCTCGAGAGCGTGCCCGTAACCAAGGGCGACAACATAATGATTCCCTACTTCGGAGGCCGACTGACATTCCAGGTGGTCGGCGTCAGCCCGGTCGCGGACGCTGCGTTAATCACCCAGAGGACCGTCTTCGTCATCTCCGAGAAGGGCGAGGCCCTGAGGGGAGTCCCACAGGTCACCTACGAGGACATCGGCGGGCTGAAGGACGAGATACAGAAGGTGAGGGAGATGATCGAGCTTCCCCTCCGCCACCCTGAAATCTTCGAGAAGCTCGGGGTTGAGGCTCCAAAGGGAGTGCTCCTGTATGGTCCCCCGGGCACAGGGAAGACGCTGCTCGCAAAGGCAGTAGCCACGGAGAGCAACGCGCACTTCATCCCGATCAGTGGCCCCGAGATCATGAGCAAGTTCTACGGAGAGTCCGAGGCGAGGCTGAGGGAGATATTCAAGGAGGCGAGGGAGAAGGCGCCGACAATAATCTTCATCGACGAGATCGACTCGATAGCGCCGAAAAGGGAGGAAGTCACAGGCGAAGTTGAGAGGAGGGTCGTAAGCCAACTCCTGTCACTGATGGACGGACTGGAAGCGAGGGGCAAGGTGATAGTCATCGCAGCGACCAACAGGCCGAACGCTATTGACCCTGCGCTGAGGAGGCCGGGAAGGTTCGACAGGGAGATTGAGATCAAGGTGCCGGACAAGAAGGGAAGGCTTGAGATTCTCCAAATCCACACGAGGCACATGCCCCTCGTCCAGAACATCGACGGCGAAAAGAACGTCAGTTCGGACAAGGTGGTGGACCTAGAGAGGTTAGCTGCCGTCTCCCACGGATTCGTTGGCGCAGACCTGGAGGGCCTCTGCAAGGAGGCAGCGATGAAGACGCTGAGGAGGAACCTCCCTGACATCAGGCTCAAGGAGGACAGGCTCAGCCCCGAGACGCTGGATAAGCTGATAGTCACGATGGTCGACTTCGAGGACGCGCTGAAGGACGTGATGCCTTCCGCTATGAGGGAGGTCTATTTGGAGACTCCTGACGTCCAGTGGAGCGAAATCGGCGGCCTCGAGACAGTGAAGAAGGAGCTTCAGGAGGCCGTCGAATGGCCGCTGAAGTACCCGAACCTTTACGACAAGATTGGGTACACCATGCCGAGGGGGATACTGCTCTTCGGCCCGTCGGGCACAGGGAAGACGCTGCTCGCAAAGGCAGTAGCCACGGAGAGCGAGGCGAACTTCATCAGCGTCCGCGGACCTGAGCTGCTCAGCAAGTGGGTAGGCGAGTCCGAGAGAGGAATCAGGGAGGTATTCCGGAGAGCCCGCCAAGCGTCGCCTTGCGTGATCTTCTTCGACGAGGTGGACGCCATTGCCCCGACGAGGGGAATGGGGGGAGACAGCATGGTGACGGAGAGGGTAGTCAGCCAACTACTCACGGAACTTGACGGAATCCAGAGCCTCCAAGGAGTCGTCGTGCTCGCAGCCACAAACAGGATAGACATGGTCGACCCTGCGCTGCTGAGGGCGGGGAGGTTCGACAAGCTGATCCAGATACCCCTCCCTGACAAAGAGGCAAGGAGGGAGATCCTGAAGATCCACATGAAGGGCGTGCCAGTGACCAAGGATGTGGACATAGACAGGATAGTAGACATGACAGAGGGCTTCAGCGGTGCCGACATGTCATCCCTCACCAACACTGCGGTTTCCATAGTCCTGCAGAAGTTCATCTCGAAGTATCCGAAACCAGACGACGCCACGAAGCACGTGGAAGAGGCGGTCGTGGAGATGGAGCACTTCATGGAGGCAATAAAGAAGGTCCGCTCCTCCAGAGAAGGCAAGCCGATGGAGAAGGTCGCAGTCCCGTACTACAGGTAG